Proteins from one Arthrobacter sp. DNA4 genomic window:
- a CDS encoding GNAT family N-acetyltransferase — protein MDLSCELADGIILRPVHAADAGPLAEALQANRSHLAPWEPARAEEFCTVEGQREVIRRRQADLESGTALSMVLTGGDGILGLLTLSSIVRGAFQNAHVGYWIAQSVQGRGLMTAAVAAAVGIAKDGLGLHRLEAATLVRNAASQRVLEKNGFEAYGTARAYLRIAGQWQDHRIYQRLL, from the coding sequence GTGGACCTCTCATGTGAACTCGCTGACGGCATTATTCTCCGTCCCGTACATGCTGCCGATGCCGGGCCGCTGGCTGAGGCGCTCCAGGCCAACCGTTCCCACCTTGCCCCGTGGGAACCGGCCAGGGCGGAGGAGTTCTGCACCGTCGAAGGCCAGCGCGAGGTGATCAGGAGAAGGCAGGCTGACCTTGAGTCAGGCACAGCGCTTTCCATGGTGCTGACTGGCGGGGACGGCATTCTGGGACTCCTGACGCTCAGTTCGATCGTCCGGGGCGCATTCCAAAACGCCCACGTCGGCTACTGGATCGCCCAGTCTGTCCAGGGCCGGGGGCTGATGACAGCAGCGGTGGCCGCGGCCGTCGGCATCGCGAAAGATGGACTCGGACTCCACCGCCTCGAAGCAGCCACCCTGGTACGCAACGCGGCATCGCAGAGGGTGCTCGAGAAGAATGGTTTTGAGGCCTACGGCACGGCGCGCGCCTACCTTCGGATCGCCGGCCAGTGGCAGGATCACCGCATCTACCAGCGGCTTCTCTAA
- a CDS encoding zinc-dependent alcohol dehydrogenase family protein, with product MRAIVLDQIAGPLAVREVGEPEVPVGGVVISVVATGLCRSDWHAWAGHDDIALPHVPGHEFAGVVASVGAGVTKWTAGDRVTAPFVEGCGTCQWCLGGNAQVCPEQQQPGFTHWGSFAGQVVIHAADTNLVAIPEGVSFEAAASLGCRFATAYRALTGRADLNADEWVTVIGAGGVGLSTVMIAKALGGKVIAVDRNPAALEVAARLGADHVLVADGSDIPAQVQALTGGSHVSVDAVGSVQTCADALLSLRRRGRHVQIGLLPPVEGHPRVPMARVIAWELDVFGSHGMAAADYPGMLALIESGALEPQKLIERVIGLEEAAELLPRLDTANVAGMTMIDPTR from the coding sequence GTGCGCGCGATTGTCTTGGACCAGATAGCAGGACCGCTCGCCGTCCGGGAGGTTGGAGAACCTGAGGTGCCGGTGGGCGGCGTCGTCATCAGCGTCGTTGCCACGGGGCTCTGCCGCAGCGACTGGCATGCCTGGGCCGGACATGACGACATAGCGCTGCCGCACGTCCCGGGCCACGAGTTCGCCGGAGTCGTTGCCAGTGTCGGTGCGGGAGTGACGAAGTGGACGGCCGGCGACCGGGTTACCGCACCATTCGTCGAGGGCTGCGGCACCTGCCAGTGGTGCCTCGGCGGCAACGCGCAGGTTTGCCCGGAGCAGCAACAGCCTGGCTTCACCCACTGGGGTTCGTTTGCCGGGCAGGTCGTGATCCATGCGGCGGACACCAATCTCGTGGCCATTCCCGAGGGCGTCAGCTTCGAGGCAGCCGCCAGTCTGGGATGCCGGTTCGCCACTGCCTACCGTGCGCTGACCGGCCGGGCGGACCTTAATGCCGATGAATGGGTTACCGTCATCGGGGCAGGCGGCGTGGGGCTCAGCACCGTCATGATCGCCAAGGCACTCGGCGGCAAAGTGATCGCTGTTGACCGGAACCCGGCCGCCCTTGAGGTGGCTGCGCGCCTCGGCGCAGACCACGTCCTGGTTGCAGACGGTTCGGACATTCCGGCGCAGGTGCAGGCGCTCACGGGAGGGAGCCATGTCTCCGTCGACGCCGTCGGCAGCGTGCAGACGTGCGCCGACGCACTCTTGAGCCTGCGCCGCCGGGGCCGGCACGTCCAGATCGGTCTCCTGCCGCCGGTGGAAGGCCACCCCCGTGTGCCCATGGCGCGGGTGATTGCGTGGGAACTGGACGTCTTTGGAAGCCACGGGATGGCCGCGGCGGACTACCCCGGAATGCTCGCCTTGATTGAGTCGGGAGCGCTCGAACCGCAGAAGTTGATCGAACGCGTGATTGGTCTGGAGGAGGCTGCCGAATTGCTGCCCCGGCTTGATACCGCCAATGTTGCGGGCATGACGATGATCGATCCCACCCGCTGA
- a CDS encoding HNH endonuclease signature motif containing protein produces MGKSAVVRAFGDIRAALAVLNAEVGAVVEGAGAVPFSAADPLAGLAEGCLEILAGSREVEARIAGLKAKAAVRYAESAAAVAGPDVPVQAQEMAVAAEIGCVLALGPRAAGSFLATSHALTTGLPRTLEALQAGVISWQHAVVMADETACLDAVGAAALEAHFLDPDAPDPARGCPVGQLPAHRFKAKARTWRERHQAGSIEQRHAKGVADRRVEFRPDQDGMAWLSAYLPADQALAGWNRLTAAARALQGPDEGRTMTQLRADTFANAILTNGTPNHSDTRGSDSTSSSFTDGTGAIRDRVQSPIRAQVLVTVPVFSLMGLSDEAAMLDGYGPIPPSMARALVAGGAGSFYRVLVDPRDGGPLEIGRTSYRVTKAMRAWLRMRDGKCPFPGCSNNSLDNDADHILAWHRGGTTGISNLGQPCPKHHKLRHTTGWKPTPATKNEPPGWTSPTGRHYPSEHQDWEPPRWPSGFLQGERYMPGAQIMPGEELVPGELSLAKQRSILEEALLQHLVS; encoded by the coding sequence ATGGGGAAATCGGCGGTGGTGAGGGCTTTCGGGGATATCCGTGCTGCCCTTGCTGTGTTGAATGCTGAGGTTGGTGCCGTGGTGGAGGGGGCCGGTGCGGTGCCTTTTTCTGCGGCTGACCCTCTTGCTGGTTTGGCGGAGGGTTGCCTGGAGATTTTGGCCGGGTCCCGTGAGGTGGAGGCCCGGATCGCAGGTTTGAAGGCGAAGGCCGCCGTTAGGTATGCGGAGAGCGCCGCTGCCGTTGCGGGCCCGGATGTTCCGGTGCAGGCGCAAGAGATGGCGGTCGCGGCGGAAATCGGATGTGTGCTGGCCCTGGGTCCGCGGGCGGCGGGTTCGTTCCTGGCCACCTCCCACGCCCTGACCACGGGTTTGCCGCGGACGTTGGAGGCTTTGCAGGCCGGGGTGATCTCCTGGCAGCACGCGGTGGTGATGGCCGATGAGACAGCGTGTCTGGATGCTGTTGGGGCTGCGGCGTTGGAAGCCCATTTCCTGGACCCGGACGCACCGGACCCGGCGCGGGGGTGCCCGGTGGGGCAGCTTCCGGCGCACCGGTTCAAAGCCAAGGCCCGCACCTGGCGGGAACGCCACCAGGCCGGGTCCATCGAACAACGCCACGCCAAAGGGGTCGCGGACCGGCGGGTGGAGTTCCGGCCGGACCAGGACGGGATGGCCTGGCTGTCCGCGTACCTGCCCGCGGACCAGGCCCTGGCCGGGTGGAACCGGCTCACGGCGGCCGCACGGGCCCTGCAGGGACCGGATGAAGGCCGCACCATGACCCAACTGCGTGCGGACACCTTCGCCAACGCGATCCTCACCAACGGCACACCGAACCACAGCGACACCCGCGGCAGTGACAGCACCAGCAGCAGCTTCACCGACGGTACGGGTGCGATCCGGGACCGGGTGCAGTCGCCGATCCGGGCGCAGGTGCTGGTCACCGTCCCGGTGTTCTCCCTTATGGGACTGAGCGACGAGGCGGCGATGCTGGACGGGTACGGTCCCATCCCGCCGTCAATGGCTAGGGCACTCGTGGCCGGTGGTGCGGGGTCGTTCTACCGAGTGCTGGTGGACCCGCGGGACGGGGGACCGCTGGAAATCGGCCGGACAAGCTACCGGGTCACCAAAGCCATGCGGGCGTGGTTGCGGATGCGGGACGGGAAGTGCCCGTTCCCGGGGTGCAGCAACAACTCCCTGGACAACGATGCCGACCACATCCTCGCCTGGCACAGGGGCGGTACCACCGGAATCAGCAACCTGGGACAGCCCTGCCCCAAACACCACAAACTCCGCCACACCACCGGATGGAAACCCACACCCGCCACCAAGAACGAACCACCCGGCTGGACCTCACCCACCGGCCGCCACTACCCGAGCGAACACCAGGACTGGGAACCACCACGCTGGCCTTCGGGATTCCTGCAAGGTGAAAGGTACATGCCAGGTGCGCAAATCATGCCGGGCGAAGAGCTGGTGCCTGGAGAGCTGAGCCTTGCCAAACAGCGCAGCATCCTTGAAGAAGCGCTCCTCCAACACCTTGTCTCTTGA
- a CDS encoding zinc-binding alcohol dehydrogenase → MTNSQTPIHATAYWTTAKEHGELRTEDVRAPGPGEALVRAFYSGISKGTEMVVHAGAVPLRVAEEMRAPHQEGQFPGPVKFGYLSVGIVEEGPEGWKGQRVFCLNPHQDLYVVPVESLTRIPDDVPSRRAVLTGTVETAVNALWEAGPRLGDRVAVVGAGLVGGMVATLLRTFPLQRLQLVDLDPGRKQLADTLGVDFAHPDDALADCDIVFHCSASQEGLERSLQLVGDEGDVIEMSWYANREVTVPLGEDFHARRLSIRASQVGMVARARRHRRTNADRLDLAVSLLKDPVFDAFLTGSSKFEDLPGVVQSLADGTLEALCHVVEYPATSQTPTPAAHDSENLR, encoded by the coding sequence ATGACAAATTCACAGACTCCGATCCACGCAACCGCATACTGGACCACTGCCAAGGAGCACGGCGAGCTCAGAACCGAGGACGTGCGGGCCCCGGGGCCCGGTGAAGCGCTGGTCCGTGCCTTTTACTCCGGCATCAGCAAGGGCACCGAAATGGTGGTCCACGCCGGGGCAGTGCCGCTGCGGGTCGCGGAGGAAATGCGGGCCCCGCACCAGGAAGGCCAGTTCCCCGGGCCGGTGAAATTCGGCTACCTGTCTGTCGGCATCGTGGAGGAAGGGCCCGAGGGGTGGAAAGGCCAGCGCGTCTTTTGCCTGAACCCGCACCAGGACCTCTACGTGGTTCCGGTGGAGTCCTTGACCAGGATTCCCGACGACGTGCCCTCCCGGCGTGCGGTCCTCACCGGAACGGTGGAAACAGCAGTCAACGCCCTGTGGGAAGCCGGGCCACGGCTGGGGGACAGGGTTGCCGTCGTGGGTGCAGGCCTGGTGGGCGGCATGGTGGCCACGCTTCTGCGCACTTTCCCGCTGCAACGCCTTCAGCTGGTGGACCTGGATCCCGGCAGGAAGCAGCTCGCGGACACCCTGGGCGTGGACTTCGCACACCCCGACGACGCCCTGGCCGACTGCGACATCGTGTTCCACTGCTCGGCCTCGCAGGAAGGCCTCGAACGCAGCCTGCAGCTGGTCGGCGATGAAGGCGACGTCATCGAAATGTCCTGGTACGCCAACCGGGAAGTCACTGTCCCGCTGGGGGAGGACTTCCACGCACGGCGGCTGTCCATCAGGGCCAGCCAGGTAGGCATGGTGGCGCGTGCGCGGCGCCACCGCCGCACCAATGCGGACCGCCTGGACCTGGCAGTGTCGCTGCTGAAGGATCCCGTCTTCGACGCATTCCTGACCGGCTCTTCCAAGTTCGAGGACCTGCCCGGCGTCGTCCAAAGCCTGGCCGACGGCACCCTTGAAGCCCTGTGCCACGTCGTCGAGTACCCCGCCACCAGTCAAACCCCCACCCCAGCCGCCCACGACTCCGAAAACTTGAGGTAA
- a CDS encoding 6-carboxytetrahydropterin synthase, with product MFSLTVRRHFMIAHSLPREAFGPAQGLHGATFVAEVTFRRRALNDDAIVLDIGAAGTIIEEVLAGLNYRNLDEHPDFEGKLTTTEALAQYIAQEVAARIKDSDDGRELAGLDVTLRENPDAWAAYSMDLTA from the coding sequence ATGTTCAGCCTGACAGTCCGCCGCCACTTCATGATCGCCCACAGTCTTCCCCGTGAAGCGTTCGGCCCGGCCCAGGGACTCCACGGGGCAACCTTCGTCGCCGAGGTGACCTTCCGTCGTCGTGCCCTGAACGATGACGCGATCGTCCTGGACATCGGCGCCGCCGGAACCATCATCGAGGAAGTGCTGGCCGGTCTGAACTACCGCAACCTCGACGAGCACCCGGATTTCGAAGGCAAGCTCACCACCACGGAAGCGCTCGCCCAGTACATCGCCCAGGAAGTCGCCGCCAGGATCAAGGACAGCGACGACGGCCGCGAACTCGCAGGCCTCGACGTCACGCTGCGCGAGAATCCGGACGCGTGGGCCGCCTATTCCATGGACCTCACCGCCTGA
- a CDS encoding glycosyltransferase family 4 protein yields the protein MGRLFHGPHRLTVRHIRLLVPGNIRHSSGGNVYNARLVEGLRELGAAVDVISVEGDWPQAGATEQRRLGTFLETSEPEAGPGRPVAIVDGLVAVGAPAELEAAARTGQETWVLVHMPVPESSGASALADEARALRAAAGVICTSTWAASVLIERGLPQAHVALPGVDPAAQAGGSTPPHLAVVAALLPNKDQMLAVEALALVQDLPWTASLVGSDQADPNYAREVRAAITENALQERVRFTGELAGEALEAEWARTDLSLLVSRQEAFGMAVTESLAHGIPVLVREGTGAVEALGLAGLTAADGGPRLPGAALPLPEGGQESPGLLAGVLRHWLQDPDTRESWRAAALEARTRLPDWSTTARGVLALLAEQD from the coding sequence GTGGGCCGCCTATTCCATGGACCTCACCGCCTGACCGTGCGCCACATCCGGCTGCTGGTCCCCGGCAACATCCGCCACAGCTCAGGCGGCAACGTCTACAACGCCCGCCTGGTTGAAGGGCTGCGGGAACTTGGCGCCGCGGTAGACGTGATCAGCGTTGAGGGGGACTGGCCGCAAGCCGGCGCCACGGAACAACGCCGGCTGGGCACGTTCCTCGAAACAAGCGAACCTGAGGCGGGTCCCGGGCGGCCAGTGGCGATCGTTGACGGGCTGGTGGCCGTTGGTGCCCCGGCTGAACTGGAAGCCGCGGCCAGGACGGGACAGGAAACATGGGTGCTGGTGCATATGCCGGTGCCGGAAAGTTCAGGCGCATCAGCCCTTGCAGACGAGGCCAGGGCCCTCAGGGCAGCAGCCGGTGTGATCTGCACCAGCACCTGGGCGGCGTCGGTCCTGATCGAAAGAGGGCTTCCGCAGGCACACGTCGCCCTGCCCGGAGTCGACCCCGCAGCCCAAGCCGGCGGTTCCACGCCTCCGCACCTGGCAGTGGTCGCCGCCTTGCTGCCCAACAAGGACCAGATGCTGGCGGTGGAAGCACTCGCCCTGGTCCAGGACCTCCCTTGGACCGCGTCCCTGGTGGGCTCGGACCAGGCAGACCCCAACTACGCGCGGGAAGTCCGGGCTGCCATCACGGAGAACGCCCTGCAGGAACGGGTGCGGTTCACCGGTGAGCTCGCCGGCGAAGCGCTGGAAGCTGAATGGGCGCGGACGGATCTCAGCCTCCTGGTGTCCCGGCAGGAGGCGTTCGGCATGGCCGTCACCGAGTCCCTGGCCCACGGCATCCCGGTCCTGGTCCGTGAAGGGACAGGGGCGGTGGAGGCGCTGGGGCTGGCGGGATTAACAGCGGCCGACGGCGGACCCCGGCTTCCCGGGGCAGCTCTGCCACTTCCGGAAGGTGGTCAGGAGAGCCCAGGCCTGCTGGCCGGCGTCCTGCGCCACTGGCTTCAGGACCCGGACACCAGGGAAAGCTGGCGCGCGGCAGCGCTGGAGGCGCGGACACGCCTTCCGGACTGGAGTACTACGGCAAGGGGAGTGCTGGCCCTGCTGGCGGAACAGGACTAG
- a CDS encoding nucleoside deaminase: protein MPLPEKKYDAWMGLALAEARRALATEDVPIGAVVIGPDGGVLGSGRNQREELGDPTAHAEVVAIREAAGRLQERARLDGGRGDGWRLSDCTLVVTLEPCAMCAGAIVLARIPRVVFGAWDEKAGAAGSVFDVLRERRLNHWVEVYPGVREDECALLLRGFFAGHRGAASSPVPPAGPALPLP from the coding sequence ATGCCGTTGCCCGAAAAGAAATATGATGCCTGGATGGGCCTTGCCCTGGCGGAAGCACGCAGGGCACTCGCCACGGAGGATGTTCCCATCGGCGCCGTGGTGATAGGGCCCGACGGCGGGGTGCTGGGTTCCGGCCGGAACCAGCGGGAGGAACTGGGCGATCCTACGGCCCATGCCGAGGTGGTGGCTATCCGCGAAGCGGCGGGGCGGCTGCAGGAACGGGCACGGCTCGACGGCGGCCGCGGCGACGGCTGGCGGTTGTCCGACTGCACGCTGGTGGTCACGCTGGAACCCTGCGCGATGTGTGCCGGAGCAATTGTCCTGGCCCGGATCCCGCGGGTGGTGTTCGGGGCCTGGGACGAGAAGGCCGGCGCCGCAGGCTCGGTGTTCGACGTCCTCCGCGAACGCCGGCTCAACCACTGGGTTGAGGTGTACCCGGGAGTCCGCGAGGATGAGTGCGCCTTGTTGCTGCGCGGGTTTTTCGCCGGGCACCGCGGAGCAGCCTCTAGTCCTGTTCCGCCAGCAGGGCCAGCACTCCCCTTGCCGTAG
- a CDS encoding phosphatase PAP2 family protein, translated as MDTLRDRLGLWFKPYAALVLTILVGGVIIVSLALLGAEVYDNVVDSAGLANLDKPALALAESLRSPGLDAFVTGFTNIGGGIGMPILASILTAWLTFLSRNWRPLVLIGGAAGVSIMATTFGKKLVGRTRPDHADAVPPYEDSPSFPSGHTLNTTVVISLVAYLICLQFNTMLVRVTAITAGALFIIAMGLSRVFLGHHWLTDVMAGWLLGLTWVGVVILAHRLFHLVRRREHAGAAPSFDRPIVRDVVAEEVHHHGDGGKEHARGSHNKDTAG; from the coding sequence ATGGACACTCTTCGGGATCGGCTAGGTCTCTGGTTCAAACCTTACGCGGCGCTCGTCCTCACCATCCTTGTGGGCGGCGTCATCATCGTGTCCCTGGCATTGCTGGGCGCCGAGGTGTACGACAACGTGGTGGATTCTGCCGGCCTGGCCAACCTGGACAAGCCGGCCCTGGCCCTGGCCGAGAGCCTGCGCAGCCCCGGACTTGATGCGTTCGTTACCGGCTTCACCAACATCGGCGGCGGCATCGGCATGCCCATCCTTGCCAGCATCCTCACCGCCTGGCTGACGTTCCTCAGCCGGAACTGGCGACCGCTCGTCCTGATCGGCGGTGCGGCGGGGGTCTCCATCATGGCCACCACCTTTGGCAAGAAACTGGTGGGCCGCACCCGCCCGGACCATGCGGACGCGGTGCCCCCTTACGAGGATTCACCGTCCTTCCCAAGCGGCCACACCCTAAATACCACCGTGGTGATCAGCCTGGTGGCCTACCTCATCTGCCTCCAGTTCAACACCATGCTGGTACGGGTCACCGCCATCACGGCCGGCGCGCTCTTCATCATCGCCATGGGGCTGAGCCGCGTCTTCCTTGGCCACCACTGGCTGACGGACGTCATGGCCGGGTGGCTGCTGGGCCTCACCTGGGTGGGCGTGGTGATCCTGGCGCACAGGCTGTTCCACCTGGTCCGCAGGCGGGAGCACGCCGGTGCGGCTCCGTCGTTCGACCGTCCGATCGTCCGGGATGTGGTGGCCGAGGAAGTGCACCACCACGGCGACGGCGGCAAGGAGCATGCCCGCGGCAGCCACAACAAGGACACCGCCGGATGA
- the upp gene encoding uracil phosphoribosyltransferase, giving the protein MRTLVVDHPLVAHKLTVLRDKNTPSPVFRQLTEELVTLLAYEATREVRTEPVTIETPVSTTIGTAFTKPTPLVVPILRAGLGMLEGMTKLVPTAEVGFLGMARDEETLDIITYAERLPEDLTGRQVFVLDPMLATGGTLREAIKFLFKRGASDVTCICLLAAPEGLAKLEEELGDANVHIVLASIDEKLNEKSYIVPGLGDAGDRLYGIAG; this is encoded by the coding sequence ATGCGTACTCTCGTTGTTGACCACCCCCTGGTCGCCCACAAGCTCACCGTCCTGCGGGACAAGAACACGCCGTCGCCGGTCTTCCGCCAGCTGACGGAAGAGCTGGTGACCTTGCTGGCCTACGAAGCCACGCGGGAGGTCCGCACGGAGCCCGTCACCATCGAGACGCCTGTCAGCACCACCATCGGCACGGCGTTCACCAAGCCCACCCCGCTGGTGGTCCCCATCCTGCGCGCGGGGCTGGGCATGCTGGAGGGCATGACCAAGCTGGTTCCCACCGCCGAGGTGGGCTTCCTGGGCATGGCCCGGGACGAGGAGACGCTGGACATCATCACCTACGCGGAGCGCCTGCCGGAGGACCTGACCGGCCGCCAGGTGTTCGTCCTGGATCCCATGCTGGCCACCGGCGGCACGTTGCGCGAGGCCATAAAGTTCCTGTTCAAGCGGGGCGCGTCGGACGTCACCTGCATCTGCCTGCTGGCCGCTCCCGAAGGCCTGGCCAAGCTGGAGGAGGAACTGGGCGACGCAAACGTGCACATCGTCCTGGCCTCCATCGACGAGAAACTCAACGAGAAGTCCTACATTGTTCCCGGCCTGGGCGATGCAGGCGACCGCCTGTACGGCATCGCAGGGTAG
- a CDS encoding glyoxalase superfamily protein, protein MDWKLELVYVPVSDVDRAKDFYVNKVGFNADYDERPSDDIRFVQLTPPGSACSICMGEGLLDAPPGTGTTLQMVVDDIQAAHDHLRNNGVDVSDIEVLPWGHFVYFADPDGNKWSVQYIPWRNAGTDATPSTAAPNTAP, encoded by the coding sequence ATGGACTGGAAACTCGAACTTGTCTATGTCCCCGTGTCCGACGTTGACCGGGCCAAGGATTTCTACGTCAACAAGGTGGGCTTCAACGCCGACTACGACGAGCGGCCTTCGGACGACATCCGCTTTGTGCAGTTGACCCCGCCCGGGTCGGCCTGCTCCATCTGCATGGGCGAGGGGCTCCTGGACGCCCCACCCGGCACGGGAACCACGCTACAGATGGTGGTGGACGACATCCAGGCAGCGCACGACCACCTGAGGAACAACGGTGTGGACGTCAGTGACATCGAGGTGCTGCCGTGGGGCCACTTTGTCTACTTCGCCGATCCGGACGGAAACAAGTGGTCCGTCCAATACATCCCGTGGCGGAACGCTGGGACGGACGCAACCCCAAGCACCGCGGCCCCAAACACCGCACCATGA
- a CDS encoding glycosyltransferase family 39 protein, translated as MASHYPSSMPSSPTTGFTRPLLPRVSGGGGATTAQGTRPASRHRDPLARRRHLELAALLAGAAVLYLWNLGASGWANAFYSAAAQAGSQDWTAWFFGSSDAANSITVDKPPASLWVMGLSVRLFGLNPWSILVPQALMGVAAVWLLYLSVRRTAAHATGDATTAHRAGLLGAAVLALTPVATLMFRFNNPDALLVLLMTAAAYAVLRAVQEDRLRWLLLAGVFLGFGFLAKQLQVLLVVPGFAVAYTVAGPGRLGRRVLRLAAAGAAMVVSAGWWLVAVQLTPANMRPYIGGSQDNSILELTLGYNGLGRLTGDETGSVGGGNGWGVPGLFRMFNNEFGGQIAWLLPSAVILAAGLLWVGRRAPRRDPVRASVLVWGSWVLVTGLVFSFMAGIIHPYYAVALAPGIAGLTGLGAVLLWQRRQQAAAAIGLAAAVAAAALTAFFLLGTTSAYGPWLRWVVLAGGLAGAAGAGFSQFLGMRSVQRTTAALAIAASLAGPLAFSISTASTAHSGAIVSAGPISGFGAGPGAPAGVRNSRNGSGANSTGGTGIAGQGNTNPGSTAQGNTGQGFRQPNAQGGTGFAGGRGGGAGGLLGAPTPSADLVAALKSSASSYTWAAAVVGSNNAAGYQLATELPVMAVGGFNGTDPSPTLAQFQDLVARGEIHYFIGGGAMRSNSGSDAATRIAEWVAANFTSQSIGGTTVYELTGH; from the coding sequence ATGGCCAGCCACTATCCCAGCTCCATGCCTTCAAGCCCAACAACCGGGTTCACGCGCCCCCTCCTGCCCCGTGTGTCGGGAGGGGGCGGGGCCACCACGGCCCAAGGGACCCGGCCCGCCAGCCGGCATCGGGATCCCCTGGCCCGCCGGCGGCACCTGGAACTGGCAGCGCTGCTGGCGGGCGCGGCGGTTCTGTACCTCTGGAACCTCGGGGCGTCCGGCTGGGCCAACGCCTTCTACTCCGCTGCCGCCCAGGCCGGCTCACAGGACTGGACTGCCTGGTTCTTCGGTTCCTCTGACGCCGCCAACTCCATCACCGTGGACAAGCCGCCGGCCTCCCTGTGGGTCATGGGGTTGTCGGTCCGGCTCTTTGGGCTGAACCCGTGGAGCATCCTGGTTCCGCAAGCGCTGATGGGCGTTGCCGCCGTCTGGCTGCTCTACCTGTCCGTGCGCCGGACCGCGGCGCACGCCACCGGAGATGCCACCACCGCCCACCGGGCGGGTTTGCTGGGGGCCGCGGTGTTGGCCCTCACCCCGGTTGCCACACTGATGTTCCGGTTCAACAACCCGGATGCCCTGCTGGTGCTGCTCATGACGGCGGCCGCGTACGCGGTACTCCGCGCGGTCCAGGAGGACCGGCTGCGCTGGCTCCTGCTGGCCGGGGTGTTCCTGGGCTTTGGGTTCCTGGCCAAGCAGCTGCAGGTCCTGCTGGTGGTTCCCGGTTTTGCCGTGGCCTACACGGTTGCGGGGCCGGGCAGGCTGGGCCGGCGCGTGCTGCGGCTGGCCGCGGCGGGGGCGGCGATGGTGGTTTCCGCGGGCTGGTGGCTCGTGGCCGTGCAGCTGACGCCGGCCAACATGCGGCCCTACATTGGCGGTTCGCAGGACAACTCGATCCTGGAGCTGACCCTTGGCTACAACGGACTGGGCCGGCTGACTGGCGACGAAACGGGCAGCGTGGGTGGCGGCAACGGCTGGGGCGTTCCCGGCCTGTTCCGGATGTTCAACAACGAGTTCGGTGGCCAGATCGCCTGGCTGCTGCCCTCCGCCGTGATCCTTGCGGCCGGCCTGCTGTGGGTCGGCCGGCGGGCACCGCGGAGGGATCCGGTGCGGGCGTCCGTGCTGGTCTGGGGCTCCTGGGTGCTGGTGACCGGCCTGGTGTTCAGCTTCATGGCAGGCATCATCCACCCCTACTACGCGGTGGCGCTGGCGCCGGGCATCGCCGGGCTGACCGGCCTGGGTGCAGTTCTGCTGTGGCAACGCAGGCAGCAGGCGGCCGCCGCAATCGGGCTCGCGGCCGCAGTGGCCGCGGCAGCCCTGACGGCGTTCTTCCTGCTGGGCACCACCTCGGCCTACGGTCCGTGGCTGCGGTGGGTGGTCCTTGCAGGCGGGCTGGCCGGGGCAGCAGGCGCGGGCTTCAGCCAGTTCCTGGGCATGCGTTCGGTGCAGCGGACGACGGCGGCGCTGGCCATCGCTGCATCGCTCGCCGGGCCGCTGGCCTTCTCCATCTCCACCGCGTCCACAGCGCACAGTGGGGCAATTGTCAGTGCCGGCCCCATTTCCGGATTCGGCGCAGGGCCAGGTGCCCCCGCCGGCGTCCGGAACAGCCGGAACGGCTCCGGCGCGAACAGCACTGGCGGTACAGGTATTGCGGGGCAGGGCAACACAAACCCGGGCAGTACGGCACAGGGCAATACGGGGCAGGGCTTCCGGCAGCCGAATGCCCAGGGCGGCACGGGCTTCGCCGGCGGCCGCGGGGGTGGCGCGGGCGGCCTCCTGGGTGCGCCCACGCCGTCGGCTGATCTGGTCGCCGCGCTCAAGAGCAGCGCCTCGAGTTACACCTGGGCCGCGGCCGTGGTGGGCTCCAACAACGCCGCAGGTTACCAACTGGCAACGGAGCTGCCGGTCATGGCGGTGGGCGGCTTCAACGGTACCGACCCCTCCCCCACGTTGGCGCAGTTCCAGGACCTGGTAGCCCGGGGAGAGATCCATTACTTCATCGGCGGCGGAGCCATGCGCTCCAACAGCGGTTCCGACGCTGCCACCCGGATCGCGGAGTGGGTGGCAGCCAATTTCACGTCGCAGAGCATTGGCGGCACTACGGTTTACGAACTTACCGGCCACTGA